The genomic segment GCGCGGGCGAGCTCGGCTGCGGCGAGTACATGGGCGAGACGGCGTTCGGCCACACCGGGTTCACGGGCACGTCCATCTGGATCGATCCGGACCGGCAGATGTTCGTGATCCTGCTCACCAACCGCGTATACGACCCGAAAATCCGCCACAGCATGAAGGCGATCGCCGACGTGCGCGCCGACCTGGCCGACGCCTCGGTGCTGGCGGTGGAGAACTACGGGCAGGCCCCGATGGTGATGCCGGCGTCATGGCGCACCGATCGGCAGGCGGGGTGGAACCGGCCGGTGCGGCACGCGCGCCGGCCAGTGCGTCGGGTCAGCGCCGCGGCCTCCCGCAAGGTGGCCAAACCGGCCGGCAAGCGGGCCTTCGCGATCTCGCTGTCCACCGTGGCCCGCAAGCCGGACTTCGGAAAGAGCGCGTCCGCCAAGAAGCACGTGGTGAAGAAGGCGGCTTCGGAGAAGTCCGCGGCGGGCAAGGCCGGCGCCAGGAAGGCGCCCCAATCGAAGCACTCTGCCGCGAAAAAGCTCGCCGCCAGGAAGCCAGTCAAGCGCTCGGCCGGTAACTGACCGGCTGGGCGATTATCGTCGGCGCTTCCCTGACGCGCCTTATTCGATAATCTTGCGGGCATGGAAGAACAGCCGCACCCCGACGTGCCAGCCACGCCGTCCCAGCCGTCGCCCGCCCTGGCCGATGAGCAGATCAAGCTCGCCCTTCGCAAGGTGAAGGATCCCGAGCTCAACCTGAACATCATGGACCTGGGTCTGGTCTATGACGTGCTGGTGGAGGATCACACCGTGGTCATCAACATGACCCTCACGTCACCGGGGTGCCCGGCGGGCCCGCAGATCATGAACGACGTGGAACGCACCGTGCGGGCGATTCCCGGCGTGGAAGACGTGGTGATGAATCTGGTATGGGAGCCGTACTGGACGCCGGAGCGGATCGAGCCGCGGGTGAGGGCGTATATGGGGCTGTGAACCGCGGCCGGGGAACGCCGCGGTCACTCCTTGTATGGCGACTCCTCCGTCGCCTTTCCCGCCGCTCCGCGATGCGGCTTCAACGCCTCCAGATACTCTTTCCCCAAGGCTTCCATCTGCCAGCGACGCAGCTCGGTCACTTCGGCGAGCTCGTCGAGCGTTTCCGGATTCCGCCGCGCCACCGCTTCGATGCGATCCTTGGCGCAGAGCACTCCCGGATCGAGATCGAGGCGCTGCGCCACCGCGTCGCGCGCCGTCTTGAGCGCCGAGACGCGGGCATCGAACTCCGCGTCCTTGTCCCAGCGGCGGGAGCGCGGAAAGCGCGGCAGCTCGGCGTCGGGCACGGCCTTGCCGCGCGCGATCGCGTCGAGCAGATCGGCGGTGCGTTGCTCGGGCATGCCGCGCGGCATGCCTTTGATGGCGGAGAGGCCGTGTCGGTCGGACGGCTGCAGGCGCGCCAGCTCGAGCAGGGGCTCGTTGCCCACCACGCGGAAGGTGGCGCGATCCAACTCGGCGGCCACGGTGTCGCGCCAGTTGGCCACCTCGCGGAACACGGCGAGCTGGCGCCGGTCGAGGTCGCGGGCGCCCTTGATGCGCATGAACCCCATGCCGGGCTCGTCGGGCTCCCACCGCACGTTCTGCACGATGCCGAACTCCTCCTGGGCCCACGCCATGCGTCCCGCCCGCTCGAGATCGTCGCGCATCCGGTCTCTGAGGTCGAGCAGGTGCATCGTGTCCTGGGCGGCGTACTCCAGCATGCCCGGCGTGAGCGGCCGCAGCGACCAGTCGGCGCGCTGGTACTTCTTTTCCAGCTTCACGCCGAAGTAGCGCTCCAGCAGCGCGGCCAGCCCGAACGCCCGGATGCCCAGGAGCTGCGCGGCCACGCGCGTGTCGAACACGCGCACCACTTGCCAGCCGTAGTCCTGCCGCAGCAGCCGCAGGTCGTAGTCGGCGTCGTGGAACACCACTTCCACGTCCTCGCGCTCCATGAGCGCGCCCAGCCCGTCGAGCTGCGGGACGGCCAGCGGATCGATGATCGCGGAGTGGTCGCGCGTGGAGAGCTGCAGCAGGTAGATTCGATCCACGAAGCGGTGGAAGCTCGCCCCTTCGGTATCGACGGCGATCTCACGCGTGTTGGAGATCTCGCGCAGAAACCGCGCCGTGATTTCCGGCGTGTCCAGGAACATCGGAGTATGGGGATCGGTCTGCGCCACGCGCGTCCTCGTCTGGGAGAGCCTCCGACAATCTAGCAAGACGCCGCGCCTCTCACCTCCACATTCGAGCACTCGATGTCCAGCGCACTCCCCGAAGCCGTGTTCCACATCTATCCCACCGACTGCGACATGCTCGGGCACCTGAACCACGCCACGATGTTGGGATTCCTGGAGCGGGCGCGGTGGGCGTTGCTGGAGCACCACATGACGGCCCACGAGATGGTCCGGCAGCCGGTGTTCCCGGTGGTGCGCCACGTGGACATCGGCTATCTGGCCCAGACGCTGCCCGGCGAGGACCTGGTCATCCGCTCGGGCATCGTGCGCGTGGGCAACACCAGCTACACCGTGCGCCAGGAGGCCCGGAAGGCGGGCACGGCCGAGTTGGTAGCCGAGGCGAGTCTCGTGATCGTGGCCATCGACCGGTCGGGCGTGCCGGTTGCGGTGCCCGGCGAATGGAAGGCGATGATGCCGGCGTGGGAACCCCCGGCGTGACGCCCCAGGGTTAGATTATGGCGCCCCATGCCCACTGACGCCACACCGAGCGAGACCGCAGCGCCCGTCTCGCCCACCGAAGCCAGCCCCGCGGCGCGCGTGGGCGCCGTGCTGTTCCGGAACCGCAGTTGGCTGCCGGTGCCGTTCGTGGTCGTGCCGCTGCTCGCGCCCGGCAAGTTGAGCGCCGCGCAGTGGCTGATCGGCGCCCTGATCGTCGCGCTGGGCGAGGCCATGCGTCTGGCCGGCGTGGCGGCCGCGGGCACCGTGACCCGGCGCCGGTCGCGCGACGTGCAGCGCCTGGTGACGTACGGGATCTTCTCCTGGGTACGCAACCCGCTCTACATCGGGAACTTCGTGATCTGGATCGGCTTCGGAGTGGTGTCGGGCGTGTACTGGTTCCTGCCCATGGCGCTGGCGCTGTTCGGCGTGGAGTACGCGCTGATCGTCCGCTACGAAGAAGGCGTGCTCGAGTCGATCTTCGGCGACGAATACCTGGCCTACAAGCAGCGCACGCCGCGATGGATTCCGCGCCCGCCGGCCGAGGCCGACGCGGGGCCGCACGACTGGGGCGAAGCCTGGCGCAGCGAGATCAGCTCGTTCCTGCAGTACGCCGCGCTGGCCATCCTGTTCGCCGTGAAGGGCCGGCTCAACTGACGGCCGTCAATCCGGAATCACCGTGGCCCGGATGATGTAGTCCAGCTTGGGGAAGTTGCGCTCCAGCCACGCATTCCCCTCCTTCTCGATCGGCCCCTGTTTGCCGGCGCGCACGCCGCCCCCCGCCCGCTCTCCGTAGCCGGAGTAAATCCGGTCCACGACGTCCATCCCCGACACCACGCGGCCCACGGGTGAGAAGCCCTGGGCATCCAGCCGCGTATTGTCCACCAGGTTGATATAGAGCTGCGTGGTGCGCGTGTTCGGCCCCGTCATCGCGAACGCGAACGTGCCCCGCGCGTTGGTGGTGCGCACCGAGTCGTCGGCGATCGTGGCGTGCTTCCAGGCGGCGATCACGCGCGGATCGGCATTGAGCCCGAACTGGGCAATGAACCCCGCGATCACGCGCGAGAAGCGCCCGTCGTCGAAGAATCCGTGTTGCACCAGGTTGTAGAACCGGTCGGCGCCACGGGGCGACCACGCCCGCGGCACGTCCACCACGAAGTCGCCGCGGCTGGTCTCGAAGCGCACGCGGAAGTGGTCGGGCGCGCGCTGGTTCATGGCCGCGCTCGACGGGTCGAGCAGGGCGCCGGCGGCGCTGTCGCCCGCGATGCGCTGGTACACGCGGCGGGCCCGCTCGATGCCGGCGTGGAACGCGGCCCGCTCCTCGGGGGTGCGCCACGCGGCGGTGCGATCGGTGCGCGTCCAGATCGCTTCCACGAGTTCGGCCAGGAAGCGCGCGTCGGCCGGCGACGTGTAGCGGCGGCCGTCGCGCACCACGTACACCGGCGTGGTCTGCGCGAACGCGTAGTTGTCGCCCACGTAGCGCGACGGCGGCCCCAGCACGCGGGCCGCGATCCATCCGCCCTGCGGCACCGCCACGGGCGCGTCGAAGGCCAGGTGCGACGAGTCGCCGGCCATCACGGAATCCACGACGTGCCCGTTGACGATGATCTCGAGCCGGCCCATGGGCGTGATCGAGCGCGCGTCGGCCGTGACGCGGAGCGCGGCCGGCGCGCCGGCGGCGAGCGTGATCTCGTCGCCCATCTCGCGGCCGTTCACCGTGAGAAAGAGCAGCGGGCCGGTGGACGCGAACGAATGGCCGGCCCGGATGCCTGCGTACCAGTTGCCGAGCGTGAGCGGTCCGCGCACGTGCACGTACGCGCGATCGGTGCCCGGCGGCGGGTCGCGCCACACATCGCTGAAGTTGTCGGTGCCGGCGGTGGCCGGCAGACGGAAACCGGCGTTGAGCAGCCGGAAGTACATCTCGTCCGACGCGATCTCGTCGGAGTAGTCGGAGGCGATGTCGTAGAAGTCGCCCTTGCCCAGCGCCACGTCCACCGGAATGAGCGAGTTGGCGCCCGACGCCGGCGTGGTCACGCGGTCGTGGTAGGGGTGCGCGTAGCCGGCCATCCCGCCCTGGGCGTCGGTGGAGTCGATGTACCGATAGTCCATCTCGGGCTGCGCGTACGCCGTATATGGAAGTCCGCTCTCGAACGGCAGCACGTAGTGATTGATGCCGAGCATGGCGATGTGCCCCAGCGACCCGCGGAACTCCTCGCCGTACTGCAGGATGTAGTCGGGCGTGGACAGCGGGCTGGGCTTGCCGGTGAGATCGCTCCACCGCCCCATGATCCGCGTGCCGTCCATGTGGATGAGGGCGTTGGTCACGTGGATGTCTTCGGCCACCAGCTCGTCGAAGAAGTCCCGGTGGCTGAGCCCCCACCGTCCCTGGTGCAGATCGTGGATGTGCGTGTCGCCCGAGTACCACCCGCGCGCCGGCAGGTTCACCATGGGCGTAAGGCGAATGGTGGCCGAACGCACGCCGCCGGCGGGCACGTCCACGGTCACGTGGTGCGGTTGGTACTCGAATCCGTGCATCGCCTCGATGGTGGTCTGTCCGGCCGGCACCTCGACCTCGAACGGTCGCATGGTGTCGAAGTAGTGCGTCTCGGTGGCCGACAGCACGCGCTGGAACCCGCCGTCGGGCGCGTACGAGCGGCCGTCGCTGGCCGCCACGTAGATGCGCGCCGGCAACGCCTTGCCGTCTGGTCCGAGCACGGTCACGCGCACGCGCCCCGTGGCCACGCGCGGCCGGCGCGAGCGAATGGGCACCGCGTGCCACGACGCGAACGGTCCGCCGCCCATATCCGCGGTGTACAGCACCGTGGGGCCGCTGCGGTTGGATACGAACGCGAACCGCGAGCCGTCGGGGCTGGGGGACGGCGCGTACTCGTCGCCCTGGTCCGCCGTGAGCCGCACCGGATTGCCGCCCGACGCGCCGACGATGTCCACGTCGTTGGAGCCCATCTCGTCGGACACGTACAGGAGCGCGCGGCCGTCGGGGGTCCAGGCGGGCTTGGTGCGGTATTCGGTCTCCTCGTAGTGCACCAGGCGCGGCTCGCCGGCGGCGGTGGGCCGCACCCAGATGCCGCCGGTGCCCAGCCGGCCGGTGACGGTGCCCACGTACGCGAGCTGCGTGCCGTCGGGCGAGACGGCCGGCTGGAACTGATCGCCGGCCTCGGTGGTGATCATCGAGTCGGTGTTGGCGGCGAGATCGTGGCGGAAGATGTGGAACCGGCCGCCGCGGTCGCTCACGAAGTAGACGCCGCTACCGTCGTGGCTCCACGCGGGTTCCACGTCGATGCGCGGGTTGTCGGTCACGCGCCGCACCGCGCCGCCGTCGGCGCTCACCACGCCGATGTCGAGGTTGCCGTCCACATCCATGGACAGCGCGATCTGCTTGCCGTCGGGACTCCACGCGGGCTCGAAGTAGTAGTGCGGACCCTGGGTGAGGGCCACGGCTTCGCCGCCCGCGGCGGGAATCTTCCAGATGTCGCCCCGCATGGAGAAGGCGATCCATTGGCCGTCGGGGCTGAACCGCGGGTCCAGCGGGCCCGTGGTCACTTCGGGGAGCATGTGGCGCTCCACGCGATCGGTCTGGCCGTAGCGGCTCGGGCCCGCCTCGCCGGAACCCACCGCGAGGGCGAGCGAGAGAACCGCGACGGCGCCGGCGGCAGCCCATCGGTTCACGCGCATGCGTGACACTCCGGAATTTTCTCGTGGACCAGCAACGGCCGCCCTTACCTACGGGCGGCCCGCGCGGCGGATGCCGCGCTCAGCGCTGCGGGCGACCGGGAGGGTTGTCGCCTTCGAAGACTTCGCGATTCTTGTCGATGAACGACTTGAGCTGCACCGGCACGTCTTCCTCGGGGAAGATCGCGGTCACGGGACACTCGGGCTCACACGCCCCGCAATCGATGCACTCGTCGGGGTGGATGTAGAGCTGGTCCTCGCCTTCATAGATGCAGTCCACGGGACAGACATCCACGCAGGCGCGGTCCTTGACTCCGATGCAGGCTTCTGTGATCACGTAGGGCATGAGTGCCTCGAAAGTTGCTGCGAATCGAGTGAGGTTCGACTAAGATAATCGGTGGCGCTCCCGCCAACAGGGTACGCCCGCCACCCCC from the Gemmatimonadaceae bacterium genome contains:
- a CDS encoding metal-sulfur cluster assembly factor, whose product is MEEQPHPDVPATPSQPSPALADEQIKLALRKVKDPELNLNIMDLGLVYDVLVEDHTVVINMTLTSPGCPAGPQIMNDVERTVRAIPGVEDVVMNLVWEPYWTPERIEPRVRAYMGL
- a CDS encoding HRDC domain-containing protein — protein: MAQTDPHTPMFLDTPEITARFLREISNTREIAVDTEGASFHRFVDRIYLLQLSTRDHSAIIDPLAVPQLDGLGALMEREDVEVVFHDADYDLRLLRQDYGWQVVRVFDTRVAAQLLGIRAFGLAALLERYFGVKLEKKYQRADWSLRPLTPGMLEYAAQDTMHLLDLRDRMRDDLERAGRMAWAQEEFGIVQNVRWEPDEPGMGFMRIKGARDLDRRQLAVFREVANWRDTVAAELDRATFRVVGNEPLLELARLQPSDRHGLSAIKGMPRGMPEQRTADLLDAIARGKAVPDAELPRFPRSRRWDKDAEFDARVSALKTARDAVAQRLDLDPGVLCAKDRIEAVARRNPETLDELAEVTELRRWQMEALGKEYLEALKPHRGAAGKATEESPYKE
- a CDS encoding thioesterase family protein, which produces MSSALPEAVFHIYPTDCDMLGHLNHATMLGFLERARWALLEHHMTAHEMVRQPVFPVVRHVDIGYLAQTLPGEDLVIRSGIVRVGNTSYTVRQEARKAGTAELVAEASLVIVAIDRSGVPVAVPGEWKAMMPAWEPPA
- a CDS encoding isoprenylcysteine carboxylmethyltransferase family protein, translating into MPTDATPSETAAPVSPTEASPAARVGAVLFRNRSWLPVPFVVVPLLAPGKLSAAQWLIGALIVALGEAMRLAGVAAAGTVTRRRSRDVQRLVTYGIFSWVRNPLYIGNFVIWIGFGVVSGVYWFLPMALALFGVEYALIVRYEEGVLESIFGDEYLAYKQRTPRWIPRPPAEADAGPHDWGEAWRSEISSFLQYAALAILFAVKGRLN
- a CDS encoding CehA/McbA family metallohydrolase; amino-acid sequence: MRVNRWAAAGAVAVLSLALAVGSGEAGPSRYGQTDRVERHMLPEVTTGPLDPRFSPDGQWIAFSMRGDIWKIPAAGGEAVALTQGPHYYFEPAWSPDGKQIALSMDVDGNLDIGVVSADGGAVRRVTDNPRIDVEPAWSHDGSGVYFVSDRGGRFHIFRHDLAANTDSMITTEAGDQFQPAVSPDGTQLAYVGTVTGRLGTGGIWVRPTAAGEPRLVHYEETEYRTKPAWTPDGRALLYVSDEMGSNDVDIVGASGGNPVRLTADQGDEYAPSPSPDGSRFAFVSNRSGPTVLYTADMGGGPFASWHAVPIRSRRPRVATGRVRVTVLGPDGKALPARIYVAASDGRSYAPDGGFQRVLSATETHYFDTMRPFEVEVPAGQTTIEAMHGFEYQPHHVTVDVPAGGVRSATIRLTPMVNLPARGWYSGDTHIHDLHQGRWGLSHRDFFDELVAEDIHVTNALIHMDGTRIMGRWSDLTGKPSPLSTPDYILQYGEEFRGSLGHIAMLGINHYVLPFESGLPYTAYAQPEMDYRYIDSTDAQGGMAGYAHPYHDRVTTPASGANSLIPVDVALGKGDFYDIASDYSDEIASDEMYFRLLNAGFRLPATAGTDNFSDVWRDPPPGTDRAYVHVRGPLTLGNWYAGIRAGHSFASTGPLLFLTVNGREMGDEITLAAGAPAALRVTADARSITPMGRLEIIVNGHVVDSVMAGDSSHLAFDAPVAVPQGGWIAARVLGPPSRYVGDNYAFAQTTPVYVVRDGRRYTSPADARFLAELVEAIWTRTDRTAAWRTPEERAAFHAGIERARRVYQRIAGDSAAGALLDPSSAAMNQRAPDHFRVRFETSRGDFVVDVPRAWSPRGADRFYNLVQHGFFDDGRFSRVIAGFIAQFGLNADPRVIAAWKHATIADDSVRTTNARGTFAFAMTGPNTRTTQLYINLVDNTRLDAQGFSPVGRVVSGMDVVDRIYSGYGERAGGGVRAGKQGPIEKEGNAWLERNFPKLDYIIRATVIPD
- a CDS encoding ferredoxin family protein — protein: MPYVITEACIGVKDRACVDVCPVDCIYEGEDQLYIHPDECIDCGACEPECPVTAIFPEEDVPVQLKSFIDKNREVFEGDNPPGRPQR